From a region of the Synechococcus sp. RS9916 genome:
- a CDS encoding ATP-binding cassette domain-containing protein, with protein sequence MSLNFSQQALRSARDLEEELLFTPPVEDDQYPELRLLGFCMAQLGCRTMTLDSLPGADIVQLLDYNDIHHRQITTPRDFETHYWDLDPTNDNEFPLMIVFDADHQQPWALYRHSGENWLYSAHKQVHVRADRGPSLVDDAYEIYPSLPPLVPGPLSVLKFAFAADLFPILALIITSAVVMLFNLSIPILTNTLVSKILPQNDQRLLVEGVVVVFLIVLGSIAASFLQNLMMLRLESVADLRLQSAVWDRLMRLPMSFISRYTTGDLASRVNSISQLRQLLGSGVLTTLLSTLFSLSYFVLMFVYDRQLAFWALAFTSIAVVCLLVITWRSIRLQMPLLESGAEITNFSLQSVMGMPQIRTAGAEPFLLLRWLREVNRYALLQLRANVYGDAISQYGEVVSPIASLFLFAVVAYKILSSSESVNLDQTVVAFISFNAAFSSFNGAVTNAVNMFANTAGRAAVLWRRAAPVMYADVEKGYQADALRHSLRGEFRIQNISYEFPGSSDPLFSNLSFDIPSGKHTAITGASGCGKTTLVRMLLGFTQPQGGEVLVDGIPLTQLAIRAYRRQLGVVMQTARLNAGSIFDVISGGIQYTEDQIWDALERAAIADEIRSMPMQLETLLSDSGGNVSGGQVQRIAIARALISNPKVLILDEATSALDPRSQQHITEVVDSLGITRISIAHRLSTIQRADQIIVLEKGLPAEFGAWEDLKGHGYLKKMLDSH encoded by the coding sequence ATGAGTTTGAATTTTTCTCAGCAAGCTCTTCGCTCTGCACGTGATCTAGAAGAGGAGCTTTTGTTCACTCCTCCTGTTGAGGATGATCAATACCCAGAATTACGCTTGCTTGGCTTTTGTATGGCGCAATTGGGATGCAGGACAATGACCCTTGATTCACTTCCTGGTGCCGATATTGTTCAATTGCTTGATTATAATGATATTCATCATAGGCAGATAACAACACCTCGTGATTTTGAGACCCATTATTGGGATTTAGACCCTACTAATGATAATGAGTTCCCTTTGATGATTGTCTTTGATGCTGATCATCAACAGCCCTGGGCTCTATACCGTCATTCTGGTGAAAACTGGTTGTACAGTGCTCATAAGCAAGTTCATGTTCGAGCGGATCGTGGTCCGTCTCTGGTGGACGATGCTTACGAGATTTACCCATCCTTGCCGCCATTGGTTCCAGGGCCTTTGTCGGTCTTGAAATTTGCTTTCGCTGCAGACCTTTTCCCTATTCTTGCACTGATCATCACCTCTGCTGTGGTGATGTTGTTCAATCTTTCGATTCCAATCCTGACGAATACTCTTGTTAGTAAGATCCTCCCTCAAAATGATCAGCGTCTTCTTGTGGAAGGTGTTGTTGTCGTCTTTTTGATCGTTTTGGGTTCCATTGCTGCATCCTTTTTGCAGAATCTAATGATGCTCCGGCTTGAGAGTGTGGCAGACCTCAGGTTGCAGTCAGCAGTCTGGGATCGCTTGATGCGTCTGCCAATGAGTTTTATCAGTCGCTATACGACAGGAGACCTTGCATCGCGCGTGAATTCAATTAGTCAACTCCGCCAGCTTCTGGGTAGTGGAGTTTTGACAACACTGCTTTCGACGTTATTCTCATTAAGCTATTTTGTTCTGATGTTTGTTTATGATCGTCAGCTTGCGTTTTGGGCGTTGGCATTCACGTCGATTGCGGTTGTCTGCTTGTTAGTGATTACATGGCGTTCTATTCGTCTTCAGATGCCATTGCTTGAGAGTGGAGCGGAGATTACGAATTTTTCTTTGCAGTCTGTGATGGGCATGCCACAGATACGTACAGCTGGTGCTGAGCCTTTTCTGTTGTTGCGTTGGTTGCGTGAGGTGAACCGATATGCGCTATTACAGTTGCGTGCCAATGTCTACGGCGACGCGATTTCTCAGTATGGCGAAGTTGTCTCTCCTATAGCTTCTCTCTTCCTTTTTGCAGTTGTTGCTTACAAGATTCTTTCTTCTTCTGAAAGTGTCAACCTTGATCAAACTGTTGTCGCGTTTATTTCTTTTAATGCTGCATTCTCAAGCTTCAATGGTGCTGTGACAAATGCTGTCAACATGTTCGCCAACACTGCGGGGCGAGCTGCTGTGCTTTGGAGACGTGCTGCACCTGTGATGTATGCCGATGTTGAAAAGGGCTATCAGGCTGACGCTTTGCGCCATTCCCTTCGTGGAGAATTTCGCATCCAGAATATTTCTTATGAGTTCCCAGGAAGTTCGGATCCCCTTTTTAGCAACCTCTCCTTTGATATTCCCTCTGGGAAGCATACGGCAATCACTGGAGCGAGTGGCTGTGGGAAAACAACTCTGGTACGGATGCTGCTCGGTTTTACTCAGCCACAAGGTGGTGAGGTGCTTGTTGATGGCATTCCACTGACTCAGCTTGCAATCCGTGCGTATCGACGCCAGTTGGGTGTTGTAATGCAAACCGCAAGGTTGAATGCCGGTTCAATTTTTGATGTCATCTCCGGTGGCATTCAGTACACCGAGGATCAGATATGGGATGCGCTTGAGCGTGCTGCGATTGCCGATGAAATTCGCTCTATGCCAATGCAGCTTGAAACTCTGCTTAGTGATTCGGGTGGAAATGTTTCTGGTGGTCAGGTTCAGAGAATTGCCATCGCCCGTGCTTTGATTTCGAATCCAAAGGTGTTGATCCTGGATGAGGCGACCAGTGCTTTAGACCCTCGCTCTCAACAGCACATCACTGAAGTCGTTGACTC
- a CDS encoding ATP-binding cassette domain-containing protein — protein MTKQLSKTRIKVRTRLQYEAAECGAASLATILDFFGRIVELSDLRQACGVNRDGSNAKQLLVAARGYGLNTRAYRCSGEQLRNEGRFPCVIFWGFNHFLVVEGFEGDHAFLSDPAQGRVRVLMDEFLDSFTGVVLEFEPGPDFQTGGSQRSPLWGLFSTLWPYRNALLQLTFIATGQAILTLLVAGLTSTFIDSFLQNQRLYFGIPIIWLLTASVLGWLSLLAVQYVILRRMTLLLSKKMTANLFRKLFSVTYGFYQTRFHGEIASRMLLGMQATQVLVAQIITFAISLWTGLIVLVFALIISSWLAILVIFVMGGNLFLNWWLTERRYDANRKLAIEQGKAQGKGLQGINNIETLKASGLEFDFLSQWQGSFGNVVIQNQLLGAQMAFSTITASGSTFMLNALIIAVGGFLIIQGKISLGTLVAFQFIQGQLTAPISLLPQLNSVIQRLIGDMGRLDDLKKNDDDPLVRSFNLSSSSPGSVSQDSASLRLKGSIELRDLSFAFDPVSPPFISNLNLSVPAGSQLAIVGGSGSGKTTLIRILAGLYQPSSGDLLFDDQPWSAHGDAVMRNSLAYVPQQVFVFNASVHDNLSLWRPGYSLEQLEHAAEDAQILQTINNHPESFHRHLRDNGSDLSGGERQRLEICRALLRDPSILLFDEATSALDNETQSKVLNALKRRKITVINVAHRLDAALRSDQVLVLQNGLVVERGSPSELLSQGGLFHQLVQNENGQSQSLEV, from the coding sequence ATGACGAAGCAACTCTCAAAAACTCGGATTAAGGTACGTACTCGATTGCAGTATGAAGCGGCTGAATGTGGCGCTGCTTCACTGGCGACGATTTTGGATTTTTTTGGCCGAATTGTTGAGCTCAGTGATCTTCGCCAAGCTTGTGGTGTGAATCGTGATGGCTCCAATGCCAAGCAACTGCTCGTTGCGGCGCGTGGATATGGATTGAACACCAGGGCGTACCGTTGCTCTGGCGAACAGTTGCGCAATGAGGGGCGATTCCCGTGCGTCATATTTTGGGGTTTCAACCATTTTCTTGTTGTCGAAGGTTTTGAGGGAGACCATGCCTTTCTAAGCGATCCAGCTCAGGGCCGTGTGCGCGTCCTGATGGACGAATTCTTAGATAGTTTTACCGGAGTCGTTCTTGAGTTTGAGCCGGGACCTGACTTTCAAACAGGTGGTTCTCAGCGATCCCCACTATGGGGGTTGTTTTCGACACTTTGGCCCTATCGCAATGCATTGCTTCAGTTGACCTTCATTGCAACTGGTCAAGCAATTCTGACCTTGTTGGTTGCTGGCCTGACGTCCACATTTATTGATAGTTTTCTCCAGAACCAACGATTGTATTTTGGCATTCCAATCATTTGGCTTCTAACTGCTTCCGTTTTGGGCTGGCTGTCGTTGTTGGCCGTTCAGTACGTCATTTTGCGGCGGATGACATTGTTGTTGTCCAAAAAGATGACCGCAAACTTATTTAGGAAGCTTTTTAGTGTTACCTATGGATTTTATCAAACTCGCTTTCACGGTGAAATTGCTAGTAGAATGCTGCTTGGGATGCAAGCAACCCAGGTTCTTGTTGCTCAAATTATTACTTTTGCGATTAGCCTTTGGACGGGGTTGATTGTTCTTGTTTTTGCGCTGATCATATCTTCTTGGCTTGCGATTCTCGTTATCTTCGTGATGGGTGGGAATCTCTTCCTGAATTGGTGGTTGACTGAGAGGCGTTACGATGCCAACCGCAAATTGGCAATTGAGCAAGGCAAGGCACAAGGAAAAGGCCTGCAAGGCATTAATAACATTGAAACATTAAAGGCTTCAGGTCTTGAATTCGACTTCCTGAGTCAATGGCAAGGAAGTTTTGGAAATGTTGTTATACAGAATCAGCTTCTGGGTGCCCAGATGGCCTTTTCAACGATTACGGCGAGTGGTAGTACCTTTATGCTTAATGCTTTGATTATTGCAGTTGGTGGTTTTCTTATTATTCAAGGAAAAATCTCTTTAGGAACTCTAGTCGCCTTTCAGTTCATCCAGGGCCAGTTGACCGCCCCAATCTCATTATTGCCGCAATTGAACTCTGTCATCCAGAGGCTGATCGGAGATATGGGACGCCTTGATGATCTTAAAAAGAATGACGATGATCCCTTGGTGCGTAGTTTTAATCTGTCCTCCTCAAGCCCTGGTTCGGTTAGTCAGGATTCAGCTTCTCTTCGTCTGAAAGGATCCATTGAGTTGAGGGATCTCAGTTTTGCCTTTGACCCTGTTTCTCCGCCCTTTATCAGCAACCTGAATCTCTCTGTGCCTGCTGGTTCCCAGTTGGCAATTGTTGGTGGTAGTGGCTCAGGTAAAACAACGTTGATACGTATTTTGGCGGGTTTATATCAACCCTCGTCCGGCGACTTGCTGTTTGATGATCAGCCGTGGTCAGCCCATGGTGATGCAGTGATGAGGAACAGTCTGGCTTATGTCCCACAGCAGGTCTTTGTTTTTAATGCCAGTGTTCATGACAACCTTTCGTTGTGGCGCCCTGGTTACAGCTTGGAACAGTTGGAACATGCTGCAGAGGATGCTCAGATTCTCCAAACCATAAATAATCACCCTGAATCCTTTCATCGCCATCTTCGAGATAATGGAAGTGATCTGAGTGGAGGCGAGCGTCAACGACTTGAAATATGCAGGGCTCTGTTGCGTGATCCGAGCATTCTTTTATTTGATGAGGCGACGAGTGCTCTTGACAATGAAACTCAATCTAAGGTATTGAATGCTCTTAAGAGGAGAAAAATAACAGTGATCAATGTTGCACATCGACTCGATGCAGCCTTGCGCAGTGATCAAGTCCTTGTTCTGCAAAACGGCCTTGTTGTTGAAAGGGGCTCCCCATCAGAACTGCTTTCGCAAGGTGGATTATTTCATCAGCTTGTTCAAAACGAGAACGGTCAAAGTCAGAGTTTAGAGGTGTAG
- a CDS encoding TolC family protein codes for MLDPLKLVSIATVCLTGASGWLVALRAEPFPSAHQSHQPAAVSGQVRPQELLGELENLQATIEARAVKVSLQEAVAQGVANNPSLAEQFAQLQGQEWALIQAQRKWNPTFQIQGSNPFVGYNWTTYVQDNYAQVRPYQGSKWKKIKSNVPQKYQSKQAQQQQQFQVGVTAQLKWTFIDPTRQPGINSAQSSLEQQRLLFDNAARQLILSLQQSYFQIQNTKQLIDSFKQIFDINKQQLDMLEARKAIGMVTVAEVEQQRSSLYIQLTQLVQYMQNYIASTAQLAQFMALPEDALAVPSEPASPQGLWDRTLGDTLQRSLQYREEILAYSAQAESYRWTGIANMKAYLPVFSLVGRGGVQGNNGYPQTYLGIDPGRTYNTNRQWTANVGIGFNWQFDGGINAAQAQQNFAQSRNLLALKAKTEDQVVSEVRTAYGQMQTAAIAIKAARRSYQSAELAQAAARARFQVGVGDITSVVQAINQLSQSSQQMADSILKYNTSIAELYRYSATWPVTAKQDVEERVQRLRNPTSP; via the coding sequence GTGCTGGATCCGCTGAAGCTGGTTTCGATCGCGACAGTTTGTCTTACCGGGGCGTCTGGTTGGTTGGTTGCTTTAAGGGCTGAACCCTTTCCCTCTGCACACCAGTCCCATCAGCCAGCTGCTGTTTCAGGCCAAGTTCGTCCACAAGAACTTCTTGGTGAGCTTGAAAACTTGCAGGCCACAATTGAGGCCCGTGCCGTGAAGGTGAGCCTGCAGGAAGCGGTCGCTCAAGGTGTGGCGAATAATCCCTCTCTTGCTGAGCAGTTCGCCCAATTACAAGGCCAAGAGTGGGCTTTGATTCAGGCTCAGCGGAAGTGGAATCCTACTTTCCAGATTCAAGGCTCCAATCCATTTGTAGGTTACAACTGGACGACGTATGTTCAAGATAATTACGCACAAGTTAGGCCTTATCAGGGATCTAAATGGAAGAAAATTAAAAGCAATGTGCCTCAGAAGTATCAATCCAAGCAAGCTCAGCAACAGCAGCAATTTCAAGTGGGAGTGACGGCCCAGCTTAAATGGACATTTATTGATCCCACTAGGCAGCCAGGCATTAATTCAGCTCAAAGTTCCCTAGAGCAGCAAAGGTTATTGTTTGATAATGCAGCGAGGCAGCTGATTTTGAGTCTTCAGCAGTCCTATTTTCAGATTCAAAACACCAAACAGTTGATCGATAGTTTCAAGCAGATTTTTGATATTAACAAGCAGCAGCTTGACATGCTTGAGGCTCGAAAAGCGATTGGCATGGTAACCGTTGCTGAGGTTGAACAGCAGCGTTCTAGTTTGTATATTCAGTTGACGCAATTAGTGCAATATATGCAAAATTATATTGCGTCAACTGCTCAGCTTGCCCAGTTCATGGCGCTTCCGGAAGATGCGCTGGCGGTGCCTTCGGAGCCGGCTTCGCCTCAGGGGTTATGGGATAGGACTCTTGGTGATACTTTGCAGCGTTCACTCCAATATCGAGAGGAGATTTTGGCGTATTCCGCGCAGGCAGAATCATATCGATGGACAGGAATCGCTAACATGAAAGCTTATTTGCCAGTGTTTTCTCTTGTTGGACGGGGGGGGGTCCAGGGAAACAATGGCTATCCTCAAACCTACTTGGGGATCGACCCAGGACGTACTTACAACACGAATCGCCAATGGACAGCGAATGTTGGTATTGGCTTTAATTGGCAATTTGATGGAGGTATCAATGCTGCCCAGGCGCAGCAGAATTTTGCACAAAGCCGAAATTTACTTGCCTTGAAAGCAAAGACGGAAGATCAGGTCGTGAGCGAAGTGAGGACAGCTTATGGGCAAATGCAAACCGCAGCGATTGCAATCAAAGCAGCCCGTCGGAGTTATCAAAGTGCTGAATTGGCGCAAGCTGCAGCGCGAGCACGTTTTCAGGTCGGTGTCGGAGATATTACGTCAGTGGTGCAGGCGATTAATCAGCTGTCCCAGTCCTCACAGCAGATGGCAGACTCGATCTTGAAATATAATACTTCTATTGCAGAATTGTATCGTTACTCAGCAACATGGCCAGTAACAGCTAAGCAAGACGTTGAAGAGCGTGTTCAACGTCTGCGCAATCCCACCTCGCCATGA
- a CDS encoding YchJ family protein — protein sequence MHWATTRAETAEQLMRSRYTAFVLGDVDYLIATHLDPEAPLERRRRELRNSCRKTRWLGLEIEAVEAGGIQDVEGTVTFKASFSEGGHRHSLQEVSLFERRSRDLNGEWVYLRALALTQ from the coding sequence TTGCATTGGGCCACAACAAGAGCTGAAACGGCTGAACAGTTGATGCGCTCTCGCTACACCGCTTTCGTTTTGGGGGATGTCGACTATCTCATTGCCACCCACTTGGATCCAGAGGCTCCATTGGAGCGGCGTCGCAGAGAACTCCGCAACAGCTGCCGGAAGACCCGTTGGCTAGGTCTTGAGATTGAGGCCGTGGAGGCTGGAGGAATCCAAGATGTCGAGGGAACTGTGACGTTTAAAGCCTCATTCTCTGAGGGTGGGCATCGTCATTCTCTGCAGGAGGTCTCGTTGTTTGAGAGGCGTTCGAGAGATCTCAATGGTGAGTGGGTCTATCTGCGTGCACTCGCACTTACCCAATGA
- a CDS encoding DUF3326 domain-containing protein: MSAFPSGAEPCLTLFLVPTGIGCDVGGFAGDALPSARLLAAASGCLITHPNVMNGASLYWSDPRIHYVEGYALDRFAVGDWMLRPVRRQRIGLLLDAGIEPELRQRHLQVADGCRASLGLEIGPVVTTDAPLGVHLELGDSGISWGTLERPDALLRAGERLKAAGATAIAVVARFPEDPDSEALEAYRHGSGVDALAGAEAVISHLLVRHLQLPCAHAPALAPLPLDPQLDPRAAGEELGYTFLSCVLVGLSRAPDLLRADALQSSHLLHPDQLGAVVVPDGALGSEALLACMERSVPVITVANPSLLQVTAQALDLDRTCPLLAASSYAEAAGLIVALREGLSASAVQRPFPALQVLP; this comes from the coding sequence ATGAGTGCTTTTCCCTCGGGTGCCGAGCCTTGTCTCACTTTGTTCCTGGTTCCCACGGGTATTGGTTGTGATGTGGGTGGTTTTGCTGGAGATGCCTTACCCAGCGCTCGATTGTTGGCGGCAGCCAGCGGATGCCTGATCACCCATCCCAACGTGATGAACGGGGCTTCGCTCTACTGGAGTGATCCCCGGATTCATTATGTAGAGGGTTATGCCCTCGATCGTTTTGCGGTCGGTGATTGGATGCTGCGGCCGGTGCGTCGCCAACGCATTGGCTTGTTGCTGGATGCGGGCATCGAGCCTGAGTTGCGTCAACGTCATCTCCAGGTGGCGGATGGTTGCCGCGCCAGCCTTGGCCTCGAGATTGGCCCGGTAGTAACGACCGATGCTCCATTGGGGGTGCATCTGGAGCTGGGGGATAGTGGAATTAGCTGGGGGACATTGGAGCGGCCGGATGCGCTGCTCCGAGCTGGGGAGCGTCTCAAGGCGGCCGGGGCGACGGCCATTGCTGTGGTGGCACGCTTCCCCGAAGACCCTGACAGTGAAGCCCTCGAGGCTTATCGCCATGGCAGTGGGGTGGACGCTCTCGCTGGCGCGGAAGCAGTGATCAGTCACCTTCTGGTGAGGCACCTGCAGCTGCCTTGTGCCCATGCTCCCGCGTTGGCACCGCTCCCCTTGGATCCCCAACTGGACCCTCGTGCTGCCGGTGAAGAGCTGGGGTACACCTTTTTGTCCTGCGTGTTGGTGGGTCTCAGCAGGGCACCCGATCTTTTGCGTGCTGATGCGTTGCAGTCAAGCCACCTCCTACATCCCGATCAGCTCGGTGCTGTGGTTGTGCCCGATGGAGCACTTGGCAGTGAGGCGCTGCTGGCTTGCATGGAGCGATCGGTGCCTGTGATCACCGTGGCCAACCCCTCATTGCTTCAAGTCACGGCTCAGGCGCTTGATCTGGATCGGACGTGCCCTCTGTTGGCGGCGTCCTCCTACGCCGAGGCTGCGGGTCTCATCGTTGCTTTGCGTGAGGGATTGTCTGCTTCGGCGGTACAGCGACCATTCCCTGCACTTCAGGTGCTTCCGTGA
- a CDS encoding 2Fe-2S iron-sulfur cluster-binding protein, whose amino-acid sequence MSDTSAATYSITVDLDGEQHSFSCRSDQTVLAAAEAAGVMIPSSCCAGVCTTCAARIGEGEVHQPDAMGVKEDLRKDGFALLCVSYPRSDLKVLAGQEDALYEAQFGQYQK is encoded by the coding sequence ATGAGCGACACCTCTGCGGCCACCTACTCCATCACCGTTGATCTTGATGGCGAGCAGCATTCTTTTTCTTGCCGCTCTGATCAGACCGTTCTTGCTGCTGCTGAAGCGGCAGGTGTGATGATCCCCAGCTCCTGCTGCGCTGGAGTGTGCACCACCTGTGCGGCCCGCATTGGTGAGGGTGAAGTGCACCAGCCTGATGCGATGGGCGTCAAAGAGGATCTGCGCAAAGACGGCTTTGCATTGTTGTGCGTGTCGTATCCCCGATCGGATCTCAAGGTTCTGGCTGGTCAGGAGGATGCGCTCTACGAGGCCCAGTTCGGTCAATACCAGAAGTGA
- a CDS encoding putative 2OG-Fe(II) oxygenase, with translation MDLHALFPTVVATEQLRFDPLEVAAQLQTLMALRGDQSSNPDPGCAWTGDLNGVWQLHEHRDFRALADQVVARVWDYLACTGFDCAQVDLHLQRCWPVLSEWGQVIGRHHHPNAHLSAVVYLSGGGTGADGALCLHAPSHLNELVPGLAVGHGGPLRDDHPGIQPQWFLAPEPGLLVVFPSRLDHSVLENADPDGLRVSVSFDFVLTARAAKRPPEYLSPHPNQWQSCSRPAP, from the coding sequence TTGGACTTGCACGCTCTTTTCCCCACCGTGGTCGCCACCGAGCAGCTGCGATTCGACCCTCTGGAGGTCGCGGCGCAGCTTCAAACGCTGATGGCCCTGCGAGGTGATCAAAGCAGCAATCCTGATCCTGGGTGTGCCTGGACTGGAGACCTTAATGGTGTCTGGCAGCTGCACGAGCACCGTGATTTTCGTGCTCTAGCCGACCAGGTGGTGGCTCGGGTTTGGGACTATCTCGCGTGCACTGGGTTCGATTGTGCTCAGGTGGATTTACATCTCCAGCGTTGTTGGCCGGTGCTCAGTGAGTGGGGGCAGGTGATCGGTCGTCACCACCATCCCAATGCCCATCTCAGTGCGGTTGTGTACCTCAGCGGTGGTGGTACCGGAGCCGACGGTGCGCTGTGTTTGCATGCACCGAGCCATCTCAACGAATTGGTTCCCGGTCTCGCAGTGGGCCATGGTGGACCGCTTCGTGATGACCATCCTGGAATCCAACCCCAATGGTTCCTTGCTCCTGAGCCGGGACTTCTGGTGGTGTTCCCTTCACGGCTGGATCACAGCGTGCTTGAAAATGCCGATCCTGATGGCTTGCGCGTGTCGGTGAGCTTTGATTTTGTGCTCACGGCGCGTGCTGCAAAACGGCCACCTGAATACTTATCTCCCCATCCCAATCAGTGGCAGAGCTGTTCGAGGCCCGCGCCCTGA
- a CDS encoding F0F1 ATP synthase subunit gamma, giving the protein MANLKEIRDRIKSVKNTRKITEAMRLVAAAKVRRAQEQVLRSRPFADRLARLLENLQSRMRFEDADAPLLDQRTVESITLVAVTGDRGLCGGYNTNIIKRTEQRFDELKAQGYKVDLVLIGRKAITYFTNRSYPIQATFTGLDQVPTADEAGSIANEVFAEFLSGSTDRVEIIFTKFINLVSCKPVVQTLLPLDAQGIAAADDEIFRLTTKEGQLRVEAGSAPANAQPSVPSDIVFEQSPDQLLNALLPLYLQNQLLRSLQESAASELASRMTAMNNASDNAKALAKELTLDYNKARQAAITQEILEVAGGAAAVG; this is encoded by the coding sequence ATGGCAAATCTCAAGGAGATCAGAGACCGAATCAAATCGGTCAAAAACACCCGCAAGATCACTGAGGCCATGCGTCTCGTGGCGGCCGCCAAGGTCCGTCGCGCTCAGGAGCAGGTACTCCGTAGCCGTCCTTTCGCAGATCGGCTCGCACGCCTGCTGGAAAACCTGCAGTCACGCATGCGTTTCGAGGATGCCGATGCTCCTCTGCTTGATCAACGCACCGTTGAGTCCATCACCCTTGTCGCCGTCACCGGTGACCGGGGTCTCTGCGGCGGTTACAACACGAACATCATCAAGCGCACCGAACAGCGTTTTGATGAGCTCAAGGCACAGGGTTACAAGGTTGACCTGGTGCTCATCGGTCGCAAGGCCATCACCTACTTCACTAACCGCAGCTATCCGATCCAGGCCACCTTCACGGGTCTTGATCAGGTTCCGACCGCTGACGAGGCTGGATCGATCGCCAACGAGGTGTTTGCCGAATTCCTGTCCGGCAGCACAGACCGTGTTGAGATCATCTTCACGAAGTTCATCAACTTGGTGAGCTGCAAGCCCGTGGTTCAGACTCTGCTTCCTCTGGATGCCCAGGGGATTGCAGCTGCTGATGATGAGATCTTCCGTCTCACCACCAAAGAGGGGCAGCTTCGTGTCGAGGCTGGATCCGCTCCGGCGAATGCCCAGCCTTCTGTGCCTTCGGACATCGTTTTCGAGCAGAGCCCTGATCAGTTGTTGAATGCTCTTCTGCCCCTTTATTTGCAGAATCAGCTTCTCCGTTCCCTCCAGGAATCGGCTGCTTCCGAGCTGGCCAGTCGGATGACGGCCATGAATAATGCCAGCGACAACGCCAAGGCTCTCGCCAAGGAGTTGACCCTGGATTACAACAAGGCCCGTCAGGCTGCGATTACCCAGGAGATTCTGGAAGTTGCCGGTGGTGCAGCTGCCGTTGGTTGA
- the atpA gene encoding F0F1 ATP synthase subunit alpha, whose amino-acid sequence MVSIRPDEISAILKQQIEDYDKSVSVSNVGTVLQVGDGIARVYGLQQAMAGELLEFEDGTEGIALNLEDDNVGAVLMGEGNGIQEGSTVRATGKIAAVPVGDAMLGRVVNPLGQPIDGKGEIATTETRLIESPAPGIIQRKSVHEPMQTGITAIDAMIPIGRGQRELIIGDRQTGKTAIAIDTILNQADQDVVCVYVAVGQKAASVAQVTEVLRERGALAYSVVVAANASESAALQYLAPYTGASIAEYFMYKGKATLVIYDDLTKQAQAYRQMSLLLRRPPGREAYPGDVFYCHSRLLERAAKLSDAMGKGSMTALPIIETQAGDVSAYIPTNVISITDGQVFLSSDLFNSGLRPAINVGISVSRVGGAAQTKAIKKIAGTLKLELAQFDELAAFSQFASDLDAATQQQLGRGKRLRELLKQPQFSPLILAEQVAIVYAGVKGLIDDVPVEQVVQFSRELREYLKSNKPDFIQKIQTEKVLSPEAETMLKEAISEVTSTMLATAN is encoded by the coding sequence ATGGTTTCCATCCGTCCTGACGAGATCAGCGCAATCCTCAAACAGCAGATCGAGGATTACGACAAATCCGTTTCGGTCAGCAACGTTGGCACCGTTCTCCAAGTGGGCGACGGTATTGCCCGTGTCTACGGCCTTCAGCAGGCCATGGCCGGTGAACTCCTCGAGTTCGAAGACGGCACCGAAGGCATCGCCCTCAACCTCGAGGACGACAACGTCGGCGCAGTGCTGATGGGCGAAGGCAACGGTATTCAAGAAGGCAGCACGGTGCGCGCCACTGGAAAGATCGCCGCTGTGCCTGTTGGTGACGCCATGCTTGGCAGGGTTGTGAACCCTCTGGGCCAGCCGATTGACGGCAAGGGCGAAATCGCTACCACTGAAACCCGCCTGATCGAGTCACCCGCCCCCGGCATCATTCAGCGGAAGTCGGTCCATGAGCCGATGCAGACCGGCATCACCGCCATCGACGCGATGATCCCCATCGGTCGTGGCCAGCGCGAGCTGATCATTGGTGACCGTCAGACCGGTAAGACCGCCATCGCGATCGACACCATCCTCAACCAGGCCGATCAGGATGTGGTCTGTGTCTACGTGGCTGTGGGTCAAAAGGCCGCATCCGTAGCGCAGGTCACCGAAGTGCTGCGTGAGCGTGGAGCTCTCGCCTACAGCGTCGTCGTTGCCGCTAACGCTTCCGAGTCTGCTGCTCTGCAGTACCTGGCTCCTTACACCGGTGCCTCCATCGCCGAGTACTTCATGTACAAGGGCAAGGCCACCCTGGTGATTTACGACGATCTCACCAAGCAAGCGCAGGCTTATCGCCAGATGTCGCTGTTGCTCCGTCGTCCCCCCGGTCGTGAGGCCTATCCCGGCGACGTGTTCTATTGCCACAGCCGCCTGCTGGAGCGTGCAGCCAAGCTCTCCGATGCCATGGGCAAGGGTTCCATGACTGCTCTCCCCATCATCGAAACCCAGGCTGGCGACGTCTCTGCGTACATCCCCACCAACGTGATTTCGATCACCGACGGTCAGGTGTTCCTGAGCTCCGACCTGTTCAACTCCGGTCTCCGTCCTGCGATCAACGTCGGCATCTCCGTGAGCCGCGTGGGTGGCGCAGCCCAGACCAAGGCCATCAAGAAAATTGCCGGCACCCTGAAGCTGGAGCTGGCTCAGTTCGACGAGCTGGCAGCCTTCTCTCAGTTCGCTTCCGACCTTGATGCTGCAACCCAGCAGCAGCTGGGACGCGGTAAGCGTCTGCGTGAGCTGCTCAAGCAGCCTCAGTTCAGCCCGCTGATCCTTGCTGAGCAGGTCGCCATCGTCTATGCAGGCGTTAAGGGCCTCATTGATGATGTGCCTGTTGAGCAGGTGGTTCAGTTCTCCCGTGAACTTCGCGAATACCTGAAGAGCAACAAGCCTGACTTCATCCAGAAGATTCAGACCGAAAAGGTTCTCAGCCCCGAAGCCGAGACCATGCTCAAGGAGGCCATCAGCGAAGTCACCTCCACCATGCTGGCCACCGCCAACTGA